The Synchiropus splendidus isolate RoL2022-P1 chromosome 1, RoL_Sspl_1.0, whole genome shotgun sequence genome includes a window with the following:
- the ctdspl3 gene encoding CTD small phosphatase-like protein 2-B isoform X2 — translation MARQPRLRTQARMKAVAVDDSEMAFKTPSKSMLCHSKVLSEIDQKTPPNATARNIYSPIVRFFTPTKENMKCPHPGSTVLMSPEHGVFGYSSIDLLVGQDDNDVFCPFNFMKSIPPHSKHCQTRFRDIAPKTRSTPEATLVVDLEETLMFSSLNVIEDAEYTFNTKFQDHQYKVYVVLRPHVKEFLLSVSRAYELFVYTCAKKEYAEKILDILDPQRKLFRHRLYQEDCVCLLGHYIKDLSVISRDLAKTVVLDNSPHTYPYHLMNTVPIKGWSGDLDDRELQKLIPYMEKLSAAEDFREVLKKRKDHFHRLLSED, via the exons ATGGCTAGGCAGCCCCGGCTTCGTACTCAAGCCAGGATGAAAGCAGTTGCCGTGGATGACAGCGAGATGG CCTTCAAGACTCCTTCCAAATCGATGCTGTGTCACTCCAAGGTTCTGTCTGAGATTGACCAGAAGACTCCACCCAATGCCACAGCTAGAAACATCTACTCGCCTATTGTGCGATTCTTTACACCAACCAAAGAGA ATATGAAGTGTCCACATCCAGGTAGCACTGTGCTAATGAGTCCCGAACATGGTGTTTTTGGCTACAGCTCCATTGACCTCCTGGTTGGACAAGATGACAATGATGTCTTTTGTCc CTTCAACTTCATGAAAAGCATCCCACCCCATTCCAAACACTGTCAGACCAGATTCAGAGACATTGCCCCCAAGACCAGGAGCACGCCAGAGGCCACACTTGTTGTGGACTTG GAAGAGACGCTGATGTTTAGCTCTCTGAATGTGATTGAGGATGCAGAATATACATTCAATACCAAATTTCAAGATCACCAGTACAAG GTTTATGTGGTCCTTCGGCCACATGTGAAGGAATTCCTTTTGTCTGTATCAAGGGCATATGAG TTGTTCGTGTACACATGTGCTAAGAAAGAGTATGCAGAAAAGATCCTGGACATTCTGGATCCACAGAGGAAACTGTTTCG GCACCGTCTCTATCAGGAAGATTGCGTCTGTCTCCTTGGACACTACATCAAGGACCTGAGTGTGATAAGTAGAGATCTTGCCAAGACAGTGGTCCTGGACAACTCCCCACACACATACCCATACCAT CTGATGAACACAGTCCCCATTAAGGGCTGGTCTGGAGACTTAGACGACCGAGAGCTCCAGAAGCTGATCCCTTATATGGAAAAACTGTCAGCAGCG GAGGATTTTCGGGAGGTGTTAAAGAAGAGAAAGGATCACTTTCACAGACTGCTGTCAGAGGACTGA
- the ctdspl3 gene encoding CTD small phosphatase-like protein 3 isoform X1, which produces MRLRSQKVTTTHSEKPRRSSRSTSKAKSGRTRLSAAKSPGHDELAETVENSSCYFNDDIPTMARQPRLRTQARMKAVAVDDSEMAFKTPSKSMLCHSKVLSEIDQKTPPNATARNIYSPIVRFFTPTKENMKCPHPGSTVLMSPEHGVFGYSSIDLLVGQDDNDVFCPFNFMKSIPPHSKHCQTRFRDIAPKTRSTPEATLVVDLEETLMFSSLNVIEDAEYTFNTKFQDHQYKVYVVLRPHVKEFLLSVSRAYELFVYTCAKKEYAEKILDILDPQRKLFRHRLYQEDCVCLLGHYIKDLSVISRDLAKTVVLDNSPHTYPYHLMNTVPIKGWSGDLDDRELQKLIPYMEKLSAAEDFREVLKKRKDHFHRLLSED; this is translated from the exons ATGAGACTGAGATCACAAAAAGTAACGACGACGCACTCGGAGAAGCCGAGAAGAAGTAGCCGATCGACCAGCAAAGCTAAATCTGGAAGAACACGTTTGTCTGCGGCTAAAAGTCCTGGACACGATGAG CTAGCAGAGACAGTGGAGAACAGCTCTTGTTACTTCAATGACGACATTCCTACCATGGCTAGGCAGCCCCGGCTTCGTACTCAAGCCAGGATGAAAGCAGTTGCCGTGGATGACAGCGAGATGG CCTTCAAGACTCCTTCCAAATCGATGCTGTGTCACTCCAAGGTTCTGTCTGAGATTGACCAGAAGACTCCACCCAATGCCACAGCTAGAAACATCTACTCGCCTATTGTGCGATTCTTTACACCAACCAAAGAGA ATATGAAGTGTCCACATCCAGGTAGCACTGTGCTAATGAGTCCCGAACATGGTGTTTTTGGCTACAGCTCCATTGACCTCCTGGTTGGACAAGATGACAATGATGTCTTTTGTCc CTTCAACTTCATGAAAAGCATCCCACCCCATTCCAAACACTGTCAGACCAGATTCAGAGACATTGCCCCCAAGACCAGGAGCACGCCAGAGGCCACACTTGTTGTGGACTTG GAAGAGACGCTGATGTTTAGCTCTCTGAATGTGATTGAGGATGCAGAATATACATTCAATACCAAATTTCAAGATCACCAGTACAAG GTTTATGTGGTCCTTCGGCCACATGTGAAGGAATTCCTTTTGTCTGTATCAAGGGCATATGAG TTGTTCGTGTACACATGTGCTAAGAAAGAGTATGCAGAAAAGATCCTGGACATTCTGGATCCACAGAGGAAACTGTTTCG GCACCGTCTCTATCAGGAAGATTGCGTCTGTCTCCTTGGACACTACATCAAGGACCTGAGTGTGATAAGTAGAGATCTTGCCAAGACAGTGGTCCTGGACAACTCCCCACACACATACCCATACCAT CTGATGAACACAGTCCCCATTAAGGGCTGGTCTGGAGACTTAGACGACCGAGAGCTCCAGAAGCTGATCCCTTATATGGAAAAACTGTCAGCAGCG GAGGATTTTCGGGAGGTGTTAAAGAAGAGAAAGGATCACTTTCACAGACTGCTGTCAGAGGACTGA